The following are encoded in a window of Paraburkholderia sp. HP33-1 genomic DNA:
- a CDS encoding MBL fold metallo-hydrolase RNA specificity domain-containing protein, protein MKLTFLGASGTVTGSKYLLEEPGLRILVDCGLFQGVKNLRLRNWAPLPVPADSIDAVILTHAHLDHSGYLPLLARNGFRGPIYCTPGTAALCEIMLPDSAKLQEEQADFANRHGFSKHRPALPLYTLDDAQRALHLIAPRRFDTPVELSHGLRFRFLPSGHILGAASVIMCRNHKVLAFSGDVGRPEDPIMRAPSPLAHADYLVVESTYGDRLHPDSNPQDELERIFSRTFAKGGVVVMPCFAVGRAQEILYYIAKLKETGRMAHVPVYLDSPMATSVTDVYRKHLAEHRLTISDANAIDKAAIMVRSVDQSKAIASHNGPMVIIAGSGMATGGRVLHHLRLCASDPRNTIALVGYQAAGTRGAALAAHEPSIKLFGEYVRVRANVESISSLSAHADYHELLNWLSSLTDAPARTFVTHGEPAAADAMRRRIAETLAWPCEVPVDGQRVELGQL, encoded by the coding sequence ATGAAACTGACCTTTCTCGGTGCAAGCGGGACCGTCACGGGGTCGAAGTATCTGCTTGAAGAACCGGGCTTGCGCATCCTCGTCGATTGCGGGCTGTTTCAGGGAGTGAAGAACCTGCGGCTGCGCAACTGGGCCCCCCTTCCGGTGCCGGCCGATTCGATCGACGCGGTGATCCTGACTCACGCCCATCTCGACCATAGCGGCTATCTGCCATTGCTCGCGCGCAACGGCTTTCGCGGTCCCATCTATTGCACGCCTGGCACCGCCGCGCTCTGCGAGATCATGCTGCCCGACAGCGCGAAGCTGCAGGAAGAGCAAGCGGATTTCGCGAACCGGCACGGCTTCTCGAAGCATCGGCCGGCGCTGCCGCTCTACACGCTCGACGACGCGCAACGAGCGCTGCATCTGATTGCGCCACGGCGCTTCGACACGCCCGTCGAACTGTCACATGGGCTTCGCTTCCGATTCCTGCCGTCGGGGCACATCCTCGGGGCGGCGAGCGTCATCATGTGCCGCAATCACAAGGTGTTGGCGTTTTCCGGCGACGTGGGCCGCCCCGAAGATCCGATCATGCGTGCGCCCTCGCCGCTCGCGCACGCCGATTATCTCGTCGTCGAATCGACCTACGGCGACCGCCTGCATCCGGACTCGAATCCGCAGGACGAACTCGAGCGGATCTTCAGCCGAACGTTCGCCAAAGGCGGCGTGGTGGTGATGCCGTGCTTCGCGGTCGGACGGGCGCAGGAAATCCTTTACTACATCGCGAAACTCAAGGAGACCGGGCGCATGGCGCACGTGCCCGTCTATCTGGACAGTCCGATGGCGACCAGCGTGACGGACGTGTATCGCAAGCACCTCGCCGAACATCGGCTGACGATTTCCGACGCCAATGCGATCGACAAGGCCGCGATCATGGTCAGAAGCGTCGACCAGTCGAAGGCGATCGCATCGCACAACGGGCCGATGGTGATCATCGCAGGCAGCGGAATGGCGACGGGCGGGCGCGTGCTGCATCATCTGCGCCTGTGCGCGTCCGATCCGCGCAATACGATCGCGCTCGTCGGCTATCAGGCGGCGGGCACGCGTGGCGCGGCGCTGGCGGCCCACGAGCCGTCCATCAAATTGTTCGGCGAATATGTGCGCGTGCGCGCGAACGTCGAATCGATCTCGTCGCTATCCGCGCATGCCGATTACCACGAACTGCTGAACTGGCTGTCGAGTCTGACCGACGCGCCCGCCCGCACCTTCGTCACGCACGGCGAGCCCGCGGCGGCCGATGCGATGCGGCGGCGCATTGCGGAGACGCTCGCCTGGCCTTGCGAGGTACCCGTTGACGGGCAACGCGTCGAACTCGGCCAACTGTAA
- the chrA gene encoding chromate efflux transporter: MDTDLPSSRRSLARVLEVLIVFLKLGLTSFGGPIAHIGYFRREFVERRRWLDDEAFTDLIGLCQFLPGPASSQVGFSIGLLRAGWAGGLAAWCGFTLPSVFVMLAFAAIAPDLSGTAGTGVIHGLKLVAVAVVAQAVWDMARRLCPDRRRAAIALASLALLSLVSSAYAQLIVIGAGALLGGALCRATAAQAPRPVAQPARDFQVSRTAGMAALVVFCVLLFGLPIWAASQGSPGLRVFDAFYRCGALVFGGGHVVLPLLQRETVATGWVAPNDFLAGYGAAQAVPGPLFTFAAFLGWMMALSPRHWSGALLATLGIFLPGLLLVLAALPWWQALRARTTMSAAFAGVNAAVVGLLAAALYSPVWTSAVLSPADFAIACIGFFLLMRWKVPPLVVVVFCVAAGVTQAVRPI; this comes from the coding sequence ATGGATACTGATCTGCCGTCGTCGCGCCGCTCGCTCGCGCGCGTACTTGAAGTTCTCATCGTCTTTCTGAAACTCGGGCTGACCAGCTTCGGCGGCCCGATCGCTCACATCGGCTACTTCCGCCGCGAGTTCGTCGAGCGCCGGCGCTGGCTCGACGACGAAGCCTTCACCGATCTGATTGGACTGTGCCAATTTCTGCCCGGGCCGGCGAGCAGCCAGGTGGGGTTCTCGATCGGACTATTGCGGGCGGGTTGGGCTGGGGGCCTTGCCGCCTGGTGCGGTTTCACGCTGCCGTCGGTATTCGTGATGCTGGCCTTTGCGGCGATCGCGCCGGACCTGAGCGGTACCGCAGGCACAGGCGTGATTCACGGCCTGAAGCTCGTCGCGGTGGCCGTCGTCGCGCAGGCCGTCTGGGATATGGCGCGGCGTCTGTGTCCGGATCGCCGCCGCGCGGCGATCGCGCTTGCGTCGCTCGCGTTGCTGAGTCTCGTGAGCAGCGCCTACGCGCAACTGATCGTGATTGGGGCGGGTGCATTGCTCGGTGGCGCACTGTGCCGTGCGACGGCAGCACAAGCTCCGCGTCCCGTTGCCCAACCGGCCCGCGACTTTCAGGTGTCGCGCACGGCCGGCATGGCCGCGCTAGTGGTGTTTTGCGTGCTGCTGTTCGGGTTGCCGATATGGGCGGCAAGTCAGGGCTCGCCAGGCCTGCGCGTATTCGATGCGTTCTATCGCTGCGGCGCGCTCGTGTTCGGAGGCGGGCACGTGGTGCTGCCGTTGTTGCAGCGCGAAACCGTCGCAACCGGATGGGTCGCGCCCAATGATTTCCTTGCCGGCTATGGCGCGGCCCAGGCCGTACCCGGACCGCTATTCACGTTCGCGGCGTTCCTCGGCTGGATGATGGCCCTGTCGCCCCGGCATTGGAGCGGGGCGCTGCTGGCGACCTTGGGTATCTTTCTGCCCGGTCTGCTGCTCGTGCTCGCGGCATTGCCGTGGTGGCAGGCGCTGCGCGCGCGGACGACGATGTCGGCGGCGTTTGCCGGCGTCAATGCCGCGGTGGTCGGCCTCCTGGCTGCGGCGCTTTATTCGCCGGTATGGACGAGTGCGGTCTTGTCGCCAGCAGATTTCGCCATTGCGTGCATCGGCTTTTTCCTGTTGATGCGCTGGAAGGTGCCGCCGCTCGTGGTCGTCGTGTTCTGTGTGGCGGCCGGTGTTACACAAGCGGTGCGGCCGATCTGA
- a CDS encoding BON domain-containing protein yields MKTDGQLKHEVEEEFEWDPAVTATDIGVEVANGVVTLSGHPPSLAEKLAAEKAAQRVAGVKAVVVDMEVRLPQRDQHSDEEVAGAVHAILHWSAAVPNDAVKIQVEKGWVTLTGALDWAYQRHIVARAVGQMRGIRGLTNAIEVHRKVASNEIGKNIEQAMRRHAEREVRHIGIDVKDGTVTLTGKVGSYAERKIARGVAWSTPGVCAVVDDLVVE; encoded by the coding sequence ATGAAAACCGACGGGCAACTGAAGCACGAAGTCGAGGAGGAGTTCGAGTGGGATCCGGCGGTCACCGCGACCGATATCGGCGTGGAGGTGGCCAACGGCGTGGTCACGCTGTCCGGCCATCCGCCGAGTCTCGCCGAAAAACTCGCCGCCGAAAAAGCCGCGCAGCGCGTGGCCGGCGTGAAGGCTGTCGTGGTGGACATGGAGGTCCGCCTGCCGCAGCGGGACCAACATAGCGACGAGGAGGTGGCCGGCGCGGTCCACGCGATTCTGCACTGGAGCGCCGCGGTGCCCAACGATGCGGTGAAGATCCAGGTGGAAAAAGGCTGGGTCACGCTGACGGGCGCGCTCGATTGGGCCTACCAGCGCCATATCGTCGCGCGCGCCGTCGGCCAGATGCGCGGCATACGCGGCCTCACTAACGCAATCGAGGTGCACCGCAAGGTCGCGTCGAACGAGATCGGCAAGAACATCGAACAGGCGATGCGGCGGCATGCCGAACGCGAAGTCCGGCACATCGGTATCGACGTGAAGGACGGCACGGTCACGCTGACGGGCAAGGTGGGCTCCTACGCGGAACGCAAAATCGCGCGTGGCGTTGCCTGGAGCACGCCCGGCGTATGCGCGGTGGTCGACGATCTGGTCGTCGAATGA
- a CDS encoding potassium channel family protein produces MTDHIFDNGLAGYGLAGVSANDSPRAVRAWRHLRWGLCALSFCAIPAFYVELTVPTQFALTLSRTLYLCMFAGFALSFTWLAHLSRQPKTLLANNWLDLMIALGAAFSTGFGTPPWQPVEWLLRLSFMGLVALRIVLSLRGFFTPNRLMWLLLAGALVLAMAGAGFYWLEPRVHSYAEGLWLAFESSATVGYGDIAPTTPASRVFAAFVVLLGYGMLSLVFASIAAAFIGKEERALRREMHRDIKHLNDEIVRMHAELKALRQTIDGAARRRDPLH; encoded by the coding sequence ATGACGGACCACATATTCGATAACGGCCTCGCCGGCTACGGATTGGCCGGCGTCAGCGCAAACGACAGCCCACGGGCCGTGCGTGCATGGCGGCACCTGCGCTGGGGGCTTTGCGCGCTGAGCTTTTGCGCGATTCCCGCCTTCTACGTCGAGCTGACTGTGCCGACCCAGTTTGCGCTGACCCTGTCGCGGACACTGTACCTGTGCATGTTCGCCGGCTTTGCGTTGTCGTTCACCTGGCTGGCCCATCTGAGCAGACAGCCGAAGACGCTGCTCGCGAACAACTGGCTCGACCTGATGATCGCGTTAGGCGCGGCGTTCAGCACCGGCTTCGGCACGCCGCCCTGGCAGCCCGTCGAATGGCTGCTGAGGCTGTCGTTCATGGGGCTCGTGGCGTTGCGCATCGTGCTGTCGCTGCGCGGCTTTTTCACGCCGAACCGTCTGATGTGGCTGCTCCTCGCCGGCGCGCTCGTGCTCGCGATGGCAGGCGCCGGCTTTTATTGGCTCGAACCGCGCGTGCATTCGTACGCGGAAGGACTTTGGCTGGCGTTCGAAAGCAGCGCGACCGTCGGCTACGGCGACATCGCGCCGACGACGCCCGCATCGCGCGTGTTCGCGGCATTCGTCGTGCTGCTCGGCTACGGCATGTTGTCGCTCGTCTTCGCGAGCATCGCCGCGGCATTCATCGGCAAGGAGGAGAGGGCGTTGCGGCGCGAGATGCATCGGGATATCAAGCATCTGAACGACGAAATCGTGCGCATGCACGCCGAACTGAAGGCGTTGCGCCAGACGATCGACGGCGCCGCGCGTCGGCGCGATCCGTTGCATTGA
- a CDS encoding LemA family protein: MRPALIVSILLALLGMSGCETESARGADHELTAAFADVLDLYNARLDLTAQAFVLARGHLPPDAPVLAKVASARAAVADLHASPALLDSAASFERFDVAQRELTDAISQLLIACEAVPRLSASPPFRALQARLASSAGRIAFARERYDEAARRYNDASRQRFPLHLADVMHPQRDKPLFTVPDTTPVHRHPRTDFGALRGALRV; encoded by the coding sequence ATGAGACCGGCCCTGATCGTTTCGATTCTGTTGGCGCTGCTTGGCATGTCCGGATGCGAGACCGAGTCGGCGCGGGGTGCCGATCACGAACTCACCGCGGCATTTGCCGACGTGCTGGACCTGTACAACGCACGCCTCGACCTGACAGCGCAGGCGTTCGTGCTCGCGCGCGGGCATCTGCCGCCCGATGCGCCGGTGCTCGCGAAAGTGGCAAGCGCACGCGCGGCCGTCGCGGATCTGCATGCATCGCCGGCGCTGCTCGATTCAGCCGCTTCTTTCGAACGCTTCGATGTCGCGCAACGCGAACTGACCGACGCGATTTCGCAGCTGCTGATCGCCTGCGAGGCTGTCCCCCGTCTGAGCGCGAGCCCGCCGTTTCGCGCGCTACAGGCGCGGCTCGCCTCGTCGGCCGGCCGGATCGCATTCGCGCGCGAGCGGTACGACGAAGCGGCACGGCGCTACAACGACGCGTCGCGTCAGCGCTTTCCTTTGCACCTCGCGGATGTGATGCATCCGCAGCGCGACAAGCCGCTCTTCACGGTGCCGGACACGACGCCTGTTCACCGTCATCCACGCACCGACTTCGGCGCGCTGCGCGGTGCGCTGCGGGTTTAG
- a CDS encoding cytochrome b, which produces MLKHSPTTSKTTRIAAGNDRTQYDPLSILLHWATVILVLAQFGLAHTWGFAPKPTRHLMIVSHMSFGILLSAVLIARIGWRLIPGGHQRPATASGLAETAAKGVHYLLYALLVGEAVLGFVLRWSGDESMSFFGLLIPAPFAPTDKATHHAIGEAHDFIGWAIIVIAAGHAAAALFHHFVLRDGVLRRMLPGEPGDA; this is translated from the coding sequence ATGCTCAAACATTCACCCACGACCTCTAAAACCACGCGAATCGCGGCAGGCAATGACCGCACGCAGTACGACCCTCTCTCGATCTTGCTGCATTGGGCCACGGTGATTCTGGTGCTGGCGCAATTCGGTCTGGCCCACACCTGGGGGTTTGCACCGAAGCCAACGCGTCACCTGATGATCGTCTCGCACATGTCATTTGGAATACTGCTGTCGGCCGTGTTGATCGCGCGCATCGGGTGGCGTCTGATACCCGGGGGGCATCAACGTCCCGCGACCGCCTCGGGGTTGGCCGAGACCGCCGCGAAAGGTGTCCACTATCTCCTGTATGCGCTGCTGGTCGGCGAAGCGGTACTGGGATTTGTGCTGCGCTGGTCCGGCGATGAATCGATGAGCTTTTTCGGTCTGCTGATCCCCGCTCCGTTCGCGCCGACCGACAAGGCCACGCATCATGCGATTGGCGAGGCTCATGATTTCATCGGCTGGGCCATCATCGTCATCGCGGCGGGGCATGCGGCCGCCGCGCTGTTTCATCACTTCGTCCTGCGCGATGGCGTGCTCAGGCGCATGCTGCCCGGAGAACCGGGCGACGCGTAA
- a CDS encoding DUF1269 domain-containing protein, whose product MRRLYFLVPDPTTAKAIVDDLLRARITWRHIHVLANHSVTLEQLPEASLLQSSDVVHSLERGVMLGGATGALLGLVALAFPPAELAIAGGAVVALTLAGAGFGAWTATMIGVDEPNTRLERFRGAIRDGQLLIMADVPGSREQEIEQMVAQHFPKADLEGAEPTTPIFP is encoded by the coding sequence ATGAGACGTCTCTATTTCCTCGTACCTGACCCGACGACGGCGAAGGCGATCGTAGACGACTTGCTGCGAGCGCGGATCACATGGCGACATATCCATGTCCTCGCGAATCACAGTGTCACACTCGAGCAGTTACCCGAGGCATCCTTGCTGCAAAGCAGCGACGTCGTGCACTCGCTCGAACGCGGCGTGATGCTCGGCGGCGCGACCGGCGCGCTTCTCGGCCTCGTGGCACTGGCGTTTCCTCCCGCGGAGCTCGCCATTGCGGGGGGAGCCGTCGTCGCATTGACGTTGGCAGGTGCCGGCTTCGGGGCCTGGACGGCGACGATGATCGGCGTCGACGAACCGAATACACGACTCGAGCGCTTTCGTGGCGCCATACGTGACGGCCAGCTCCTGATCATGGCCGACGTGCCTGGATCGCGCGAACAGGAGATCGAGCAGATGGTCGCGCAGCATTTTCCGAAGGCCGATCTCGAAGGCGCCGAGCCCACGACACCGATCTTCCCCTAG
- a CDS encoding c-type cytochrome, translated as MSLAIALFLIIVLAVGFHFASPWWITPIASNWVRMDDMLTITLVITGALFVAINLFMVIALVRYRHRKGHRGAYEPHNKRLEWWLIGLTSVGVAALLAPGLFVYADFVRPPPNVLQMEVLGQQWQWRFRFAGPGGKLGTTDVRFISDDNPFGLNPGDPNGRDNYLIDAPEVHLPLNRPIQVLTRSRDVLHDFYVPPFRARMNMVPGMVTTFWFTPTKAGRYDILCAQLCGTGHSNMRGVVVVEDEASFARWLARQSTFEQRQQARVQAAPAAAGGSARALADLGKALAAAKGCVACHTVDGSPLVGPTWKGLYGKTETMADGSTAKVDEAYLRAFIRNPKARVVKGFAPIMPTFDLSDQELTALVTYIEAQGGPAASSAATP; from the coding sequence ATGTCGCTTGCGATTGCCCTGTTCCTGATCATCGTATTGGCGGTGGGGTTTCACTTTGCCAGTCCCTGGTGGATCACGCCGATCGCCTCGAACTGGGTGCGCATGGACGACATGCTGACGATCACGCTCGTCATCACCGGCGCGCTCTTCGTCGCGATCAACCTGTTCATGGTGATCGCACTGGTGCGCTACCGCCACCGTAAGGGGCATCGCGGTGCTTACGAACCGCACAACAAGCGGCTGGAATGGTGGCTGATCGGCCTGACCTCTGTCGGCGTGGCAGCGTTGCTGGCACCGGGGCTCTTCGTCTACGCGGACTTCGTACGGCCGCCGCCCAACGTGCTGCAGATGGAAGTGCTCGGCCAGCAATGGCAATGGCGCTTCCGCTTTGCCGGCCCTGGAGGCAAGCTGGGCACGACGGACGTGCGCTTCATCAGCGACGACAACCCCTTCGGCCTGAACCCCGGCGACCCCAACGGCCGTGACAACTACCTGATCGATGCGCCCGAGGTGCACCTGCCGCTCAACCGGCCGATCCAGGTCCTGACACGCTCGCGCGACGTGCTGCACGACTTCTACGTACCGCCGTTCCGTGCGCGCATGAACATGGTGCCCGGCATGGTGACGACCTTCTGGTTCACGCCGACCAAGGCGGGGCGTTACGACATCCTGTGCGCGCAGCTTTGCGGTACCGGGCACTCCAACATGCGCGGCGTGGTCGTGGTGGAAGACGAAGCATCGTTCGCGCGCTGGCTGGCGCGGCAGAGCACGTTCGAGCAGCGGCAGCAGGCCAGGGTGCAGGCCGCGCCCGCCGCTGCAGGCGGCAGCGCCCGGGCGCTTGCTGACCTGGGCAAGGCGCTCGCAGCGGCCAAGGGCTGCGTCGCCTGCCATACCGTGGACGGCAGTCCGCTCGTGGGCCCCACCTGGAAGGGCCTGTACGGCAAGACCGAAACGATGGCCGACGGCAGCACAGCGAAGGTGGACGAAGCGTATCTGCGCGCCTTTATCCGCAACCCGAAGGCTCGCGTCGTAAAGGGCTTCGCACCCATCATGCCGACCTTCGACCTGAGCGATCAGGAACTGACCGCGCTGGTGACCTATATCGAAGCGCAAGGCGGCCCGGCCGCCAGCAGCGCAGCCACACCCTAG